A portion of the Aphelocoma coerulescens isolate FSJ_1873_10779 chromosome 11, UR_Acoe_1.0, whole genome shotgun sequence genome contains these proteins:
- the CFAP20 gene encoding cilia- and flagella-associated protein 20, protein MFKNTFQSGFLSVLYSIGSKPLQIWDKKVRNGHIKRITDNDIQSLVLEIEGTNVSTTYITCPADPKKTLGIKLPFLVMIIKNLKKYFTFEVQVLDDKNVRRRFRASNYQSTTRVKPFICTMPMRLDDGWNQIQFNLSDFTRRAYGTNYIETLRVQIHANCRIRRVYFSDRLYSEDELPAEFKLYLPVQNKAKQ, encoded by the exons atGTTCAAGAACACCTTCCAGAGCGGCTTCCTCTCGGTGCTCTACAGCATCGGCAGCAAACCGCTCCAGATCTGGGACAAGAAG GTGCGCAATGGCCACATCAAGCGAATCACGGACAATGACATTCAGTCACTGGTGCTGGAGATTGAAGGAACAAATGTCAG TACCACGTACATCACGTGCCCTGCTGACCCAAAGAAGACCCTGGGCATCAAACTACCTTTCCTAGTGATGATCATCAAGAACCTGAAAAAATACTTCACTTTTGAAGTGCAG GTGCTGGATGATAAGAACGTCCGTCGGCGTTTCCGGGCCAGCAACTACCAGAGCACGACTCGGGTGAAGCCCTTCATCTGCACCATGCCCATGCGGCTGGACGACGGCTGGAACCAGATCCAGTTCAACCTGTCCGACTTCACGCGCCGCGCGTACGGCACCAACTACATCGAGACCCTGAGAGTGCAG ATCCATGCCAATTGTCGCATCCGACGGGTGTATTTCTCTGACCGGCTGTACTCAGAGGATGAGCTCCCAGCCGAGTTCAAGCTGTACCTGCCTGTCCAGAacaaggccaag CAATAA